In a genomic window of Gemmatimonadales bacterium:
- a CDS encoding EamA family transporter, translated as LWGTTGPLSTALYASGEAITGIGFWRVLLGTLALALYALLFRRDLLAVDRRALLLVGLGGGALVALFEVAYQFAIAGAGVASAAALLYTAPVIVALLARPLLKESLTPLKLVLAVVVGAGAVFAVQGGSHGAHLAGVATPRLALGVTGGLLAAVSYAGTTLLARYAVPRYGVFRVLLLEVAGGTVLLGIVLPAAGRAPVPPPTAGAWLYVGALVVATVLLANLFFFSGAKRIEAAPTAVAATIEPVVGTLLALALLSQRLTAVGWLGLAMVVGGVAAGYLEEARARPQPGP; from the coding sequence GCTGTGGGGCACGACCGGCCCGCTCTCGACCGCCCTGTACGCCTCGGGCGAGGCGATCACCGGCATCGGCTTCTGGCGCGTGCTGCTCGGCACGCTGGCGCTCGCGCTGTACGCGCTCCTGTTCCGGCGGGACCTCCTCGCCGTGGACCGGCGCGCGCTGCTGCTGGTGGGCCTCGGCGGCGGCGCGCTGGTCGCCCTGTTCGAGGTGGCCTACCAGTTCGCCATCGCGGGCGCCGGCGTGGCCAGCGCGGCGGCGCTGCTGTACACGGCGCCGGTCATCGTCGCCCTGCTGGCCAGGCCGCTGCTCAAGGAGTCGCTGACGCCCCTGAAGCTCGTGCTCGCCGTCGTGGTGGGGGCGGGCGCGGTGTTCGCGGTGCAGGGAGGGTCCCACGGCGCGCACCTCGCGGGCGTCGCGACGCCCCGGCTCGCGCTCGGCGTCACGGGCGGGCTGCTGGCCGCCGTGAGCTACGCGGGCACGACCCTCCTCGCGCGCTACGCGGTCCCGCGCTACGGCGTGTTCCGCGTGCTGCTCCTCGAGGTCGCCGGCGGCACCGTGCTGCTGGGGATCGTCCTCCCGGCGGCGGGCCGCGCTCCGGTGCCGCCGCCCACGGCCGGCGCGTGGCTCTACGTCGGCGCGCTGGTGGTCGCGACGGTCCTGCTCGCCAACCTGTTCTTCTTCTCCGGCGCCAAGCGCATCGAGGCGGCGCCCACCGCGGTGGCGGCCACCATCGAGCCGGTGGTGGGGACGCTGCTGGCGCTCGCGCTCCTGTCGCAGCGCCTCACGGCGGTGGGCTGGCTCGGCCTCGCGATGGTCGTGGGCGGTGTGGCGGCGGGATACCTCGAAGAAGCACGGGCCCGGCCGCAGCCGGGCCCGTAA